DNA from candidate division WOR-3 bacterium:
GCGGACTTGGTTCAGGTTCTTGTTCAGGGCGTCCAGGTTGATTTCGGCCCAGATTCTACCGAATTCCATCTGTTCGATCATTCTACCGAAGGTAGGCGGAAAGTCAAAACGGCCAGAAGCGAGGAGACGAAAGCGCTGGAGACGTCGTAGAGCCCAGAGCTCAGAATCCAGAGTCCAGAGTTCAGAGTTCGAGCACCGAAGGCACGAGGGACAGGAAGAGGATCGGCAACAGCAAGAGTGATGTCCGTTTCATCATGTTTCGTGTCTTCGTGGCCATATCTCTGGTTCTGATTGAGGTCGCTGACGGTGGTGGCTACTGGCGTCGGAGGCGGAGCTCTACGAGCTTGGCGCGAATGGCCGGTATGAGGTCGCGCGGGCTGGGGTAGATGAGGCTGAGTTGCTCAAATGGGCACCGGCCGGTGTTGTCGCGGTTCATGATGTCGACGACCGTGGTACGGAACGAGTAGGAGATCGCGGCAGCATGCAGGATCCGTTCGGCCGGAATCGAACCGGTGAGGCCGATGACGTGGTCGACGCGGAGATAGTAGAAGATGCGCGCGGCGCAGGCGCCGACGACCCGGTCGGCGACTGTGGCGCCCTCAAGCCCCCCGGGGAACCAGTCAATCAGTTCAAGCAGCGGCTTGACGCCGTCGTCGTAGGAGCGGTACAGCTCAGTGCCCTGGCGTACGACCAGCAGGGACAGACAGTCGTTCTCGAGGACCGTCAGCGGGTCGGTCGGGGTTCGGTCGCCGGCTGCCATCTAGCAGGGCCTTTGACCGGAACTCAGGAGCACGGCCAGATTCTCATCATTGAAAGCTCGCAGTCAAGCCGGGCAGATGTGACTGCTTTCACAATGTTTCTCTTGACTCCGGATGAGGGTTCGCTAACTTAGCATCCTTGAGCAGATATCTGCTGGCAAAATCGAGCGTGCATCAGTGGCTGTCGAAGCTGCTGGCGAGGTATACGGTCTACGTGCCGACCGAGCGTGATGGCCAGACCCACTGGCACCTGCTTGATCCGAGGGATCTGGAGGAGACGCCAGATAGAGTAGCACCGGCCCAGAGGCGAATTCGTGCCTCCGAGCCGGTGAAATCTTTCATGTTCCAGCCGAGGCAGCGGGTCGCGGGTTTTCCCGAGCCGCTGCCGCTTCCGGAATCGGCCCCGCGCCTGTTGCTCGGCGTCAAGAATTGCGACCTGGCAGCCCTGAGAGTGCACGACAAGATACTGGGCGAAGGTGAGTTCAAGGACCCGTTCTACGTGTCCCTGCGGGAAAGCACCAAGCTCGTCGTCGCGGACTGCCCGGCCCCGGAACAGAGCTGTTTCTGCAATCTGCTCGGCCTGACGCCTTTCGCGAAGGAAGGTGGAGACGCGGCGCTTTCCGTGATCGACGGTGACTGGATCTTCGAGGTCGGTCAAACTGGGCAGGAGTTGGTTGATACCGCACCCGAGCTGTTCACCCGGCTTGCCGGCGAAACTACGGAGACAAAGAAGCGTGACGAAGAGCGGAGCGCCGCTGTCGCAGCCCTGAACATGACCAATGCCCGGCCCTGGAACCCGGACCTACCCGGGGCGATCGCGGCGAAGCTGGCCGACGACAGCTTCTGGCGGAAGCATGCTAAGACCTGCGTTGAGTGCTACGGCTGCCTGATGGGCTGTCCGACGTGCTACTGCTTCCTTCTCTACGACCAGGCAAAGGAGAAGGGTCTGGACCGGACTCGGGTCTGGGATGCATGCTACGAGGCCGCCTACGCACGCGTGGGTGGGGGCGCCAACCCGCGAGCCGAGTTCATACGCCGGTTCGCGAACCGGTTCGACTGCAAGTGGAACCAGTTCAAGCGCGACCACGGAGTCTATTCCTGTACCGGCTGCGGCCGGTG
Protein-coding regions in this window:
- a CDS encoding DUF1893 domain-containing protein, translated to MAAGDRTPTDPLTVLENDCLSLLVVRQGTELYRSYDDGVKPLLELIDWFPGGLEGATVADRVVGACAARIFYYLRVDHVIGLTGSIPAERILHAAAISYSFRTTVVDIMNRDNTGRCPFEQLSLIYPSPRDLIPAIRAKLVELRLRRQ